AAATTTCAATAgggaaattggattttaataatcccaccttAAGGTGGTTGGCCAATATTAGACCCGCTTTTGAATATTGTTACTAGCAGTCGCaccttttaaatatttttttctcACTCAcctccgttaaaaaaacttaactccattAAGTTTTTTGCCGAATTtcaaactgatgttttagggcttttgatcagaacgagggtacgagtcgattgatgtaaaatttacctcgaaacGGTGAAAACGGTATTCGGATGTTTAAACtttcaattaacaaaaatcaagccgtttTGGAGTACCGTTTCGagataagttttacatcaatcgactcctattatcgttctgatcaaaagccctaaaacattagtttgaaattcggaaaaaaacttaacggagttaagttttttttaacagGAGGTGCAGTGAGAAAACAAATATttaaaggcaaattggaaaataataatcccatctttctgaaattggccgataataatcccaagtcagttattggccaataataatccgacctcgtccaatttttttgtaaaatagtctgccgttaaaataacttaacggagttaagggtttttccaaattacaaaccgatgttttagggcttttgatcagaacgatgatacgagtcgattgatgtaaaacttacctcgaaatactgcccccaacccacgaaaacggtgcctcaattcgggtgtttaacttccaattaacaaaattcaagccatttcgaacacaatttcgaggtaagttttacatcaatcgactcgtatcctcgttctgatcaaaagccctaaaacatcgatttgtaattcggaaaaacacttaactccgttaagcttattttaacAGCAgagtattttacaaaaaaaatggatgaggtcggattattattggctaataactgacttgggattattatcggccaatttcagaaaggTGGGactattattttccaatttgccaaaGGTGGGACTGCCAGTGACAATATTCAAAAGCGGGTCTAATATTGGCCAACCAtctctaggtgggattattaaaatccaatttcccATTTCAATATAACTGCTGATGATTAATGTTTGGAAACGTGTTTCTTCTGCAGCCAAAAGGGACACTTCAAGGGAATGCTATTTCAACGCGTAGTGAAACATTTTGTAATTCAAGGAGGTGACTCCGAAAATCTTGCAGTTATAGAGGACTGGACTTCTAGAGAGAAGCACTACAATCAGCTTGAGAAAAGGTTTATATTTAAATTCACACAAACCGTCGTTTTCAACGCATAGTTTACTTATCATCGTTATTTTTCCATCCAGATTAAAGCATGAAGCTTTTATGCTTGGTACATCAAATACTAAACATGATAAAGAAGCATTTGATATTTTCATCACAACCGCACCAATTCCAGATCTAAATGCAAAGCTTAATGTGTTTGGACGCGTTATAAATGGAGAGGACATTGTCCAGGTAAATGTGATATTACAGCTGTTCATGTATCTTCTTTGTTGAGTTTTAAAtgaaaagagtaaactgccattttggtccctgtggtttggtcaattttgccactttagtccaaaactcaaaccttttgcatctgggtccctgcggtttcagttttattgcaattttggtccaaaaatgaaatcaggtcatacttgtcttatcaaatcctgcaattttgtcattttcctcaggggcaaaacaggtcatatttgtcttataaaatatggtatttatttataaaaaagaaatgatcattttgccccttcagaaaatgacaaaataacaggattttataagaaaaatattacctggtttcatttttggaccaaaatggcaataaaactgaaaccacagggacccagatgcaaaaagtttgagttttggactaaagtggcaaaattgaccaaaccacagggaccaaaatggcagtttactcaaatgAAAATAAGTAATCATGGATAGGTTTAATTTtgtaagagtaaattacgtttttggcccctgtggttatatcacttttactatattagcccaaaataagaatttttaacatatctgcccctatggtctctataactaaccagtTTGGCCCCTATGGTCTAGAGATCATAGGGGCCAACATgattagttatagagaccatgggggccaaaatggttagacttaggggccaaaatggttagttatagagaccatgggggcagatatgttaaaaaatcttattttgggctaatatagtaaaagtgatataaccacaggggccaaaaacgtaatttactcattttGTAATTTGTGTTATTTAGGAAATTGAGGAGGTGGACACAGATGAACATTACAGGCCTAAATCTCGAATTGGGATTATCGATGTGACACTGAAACAGACGATTTAAGGTTTCggttgatttgattttttttttgtctgGTGAGATATGGAGCAAAGGGTTGGGTTTTAATGATATAATTGTTTGTGTATGTGTTTGTTATTCACACATTGTACAACTTATGGAGCAACAGTTGATCTGATTAGGGTTTTAGGTCATACACTAACCATAATTTTTGTCATTAAATTTGTTAATCAGTTTTCTGCAAGATTctatttttgttgttttatttgatATGCTATTACCTGGCTGGCAATTTGCTTTGTTTTTAAGCTTTTCTAGTACTAAGTTTTGGAACATAAACCTGGTATTCTTCATGTTTCCTAGGATCAGAATCATATGCTTATATTCTTGTATtgttctctctctttctctctctcacacacacattgTGTGTGTAAAATGTGTTTTCATTAATTCTCTAGGTAAAAAGTTTATTTATTTGTTCCAAGTTTATTTAATATTATCATAAAATAATGCTCCATAGACTATGATTTTGTAGAGGGCACTTAAAATAATAGCTCCCTAGTTAATATAGACTACGCAGAAGATACCTTCTACGTAAAAGCATATCTTATCTAAGGGTATACGGTGTGGTGCGGCAAAGGGAAGTGGCAAACTGGTTTGCCGCGCGGCAACACCGGCGCCAACCCCTTTGCCGTGTCGGTTTCTTTGTAAATCGGTAACATATTGCCGATCGGGAAAATAAGAGAGAGAgggtagtgagagagagagagggggggtattgtgggtggggtccattcctatctcaaccaatcacaactttttccttttttttttaaaaaaaaaataatttaccactttaccaagtgtttaaaccattgccaacacttttcaccaaagtttaaacacttttgactgattgacatggcgcgctctaaTTGGTCGGTTTTTTGATTTGCCActtcaaagtgtttaaccactccttacaccctaatatatttaaattaatttACATTTACATTCTCCACTACTACATTTAGCAGAGTCGGCACCGACAAGTAATAGTGCCGGCACTTCATTGGGCTGAATGGGCGGCGACTTCactagtgccaggcagctgcctggcactatcttattggcccaacaaatttatgattttatcccgctttaaaattacgattttgccatcagttaaaaattatgtttttgccctcacataaaaataaatttacgcctatgctcccagctaaatatctcaattttgcccccggttaaaaatttcgattttgccccgtttcaatttacagttttgccattagttttttcccttaaaaatacgattttcccatcagttcaaaattatgtttttacccccacttaaaaataaatttgcgcttttgctcccagctaaaaacgattttgccccgtataaatttatacTTTTGCCATTAGcttttttttctcacagccaagtaacgattttgccctcaacttaaatttacattttccccatcgtttttgtttcttttcctgGTGACATTACAAGTTtgccccagtgtaaaattacagtcgtgCCGGCAACTTCCTGACACTCCCCCATTGGTCCATTTAGTTTACGCTTTATCcctgaattaaaattatgatttggccctcagttaaaaattacgtttttcccatcgttttaattttttaccaaaaactataaaggttttttttaattggtttactcgatttaattttttttcgtgtCAAGGAGTTGCCTAACACTTTTGCTCTGAacccaaaattacggtcttatcatcgttttttttccctagcaaaattatagtagcctttttttaattggttgagaattattcggccatcgccccgcaacgcaggcggggcatctactagtttacaataaataacaaaacaaaaccgTGTTTCCTGACTcctgtttaatgtttaatatggAGTTGGTAATATTAAGATAACGTTTACTTAGGTACagtgttttgaaaaaaaaaagggaaaaaagacTACCCCCCTGTTAGTTTAGAGTGTTgtatttttatctttttataatAATTCTATAATTGATAATAACCTTAAATTTAGGGAAGTTGTTTATCTTACTAACAAATAAAATTTATTCCGATAACTGGGCTGTTTAGTATTCGCAGCTCCTGTTAGTTTTAAGTACACTGGATGAATTCCAGTAATTGCATCATTGCATAGCATAGAAAGCAACAAAAAATTATTCCTTACCTTTAATAGATTGAGAATTTGTGGATTTGTTGTTAATATCGGTCTACTTGCCTGATATTGAATCCGGTTTCCGGTAATCTACCCTCCTACCCATGAGATCGAAAACAAAAGACGGTTTTATTTTGGTTGTTTGCTAAAAAATACCAATTTTAACAAACAAAATAATAtgtataaattaaaaatataaaagtcTATAGAAATCTTACAAATTTCGGGATCCTCTGATACGTCGATCCAAGCTTGAGCTAACGCGTACTCCTCTTCATCATCCCATGGTTGCACGGTTTTTATCGTTCGGGTCTTGGTTATTTCTTTGTTTTATGTGACACTCGTTTGTTGCGTCTGGTTTTGTTCGGTTCTCCGGCTCCTCCTCATCCGATTGTGTCTCTGTTTGTGTCTCCGAGATGAAGTCGGGCTCGCTTTGTGACAAGCCAAAAGCTTGCAACAAGCCGAAACCTCTCATGTTGTAGTTCGGATTCCAACCGTATTGGTTTGGATCCCATGAAAGGGGTTGGTTCAATATGTTCATGAAGTCGGGTTGGTTTTGATTATACTCGACACACCCAGCTCCATAGGCGGTTGATCGGGTGGGAACCAGAGCAACGGATTGGTTAGGAGCGTTCGTTTGGTTCGGGTCGCCGCTAGAGTGAGGAGGAACGAAACCAAAGTTGTAGGGATACATGGTAGAGTGAGTGGTATAAAAATCTAGATGTTTTTAGTATAAAATGGAGTGAAAGATTGACTGTCGAGGGTGTGGTTTTTAAAGTGAGGTGAATGGTATATATATAAGATTGATTGATCGATTCCCCAAAATTTTTCACCCGTTATAATTTCTGCGAGCATCCCGGTTTCCATCTTATGACGCCCCGAGGGGCGGTGTTGCGCGGCGCCATAGGGCGCTATGACCTCCATTGACACGATACCCCCTTCGACTATACACGCTCTAAGTTAGTAATGAAATTATATAAAGAGTAAATCACAAAAGGCAATTCATTTTAGAAGTAGTGGTCTTTGTGTGAACGAGAGGCTGAGCTAAGACTATGAGTTCTAGTAGGGTGacgtgaaaacaatgtactacaTAGGTAATCAGGGTTTCACATTTTACTTTTCTTTAAAACTGTGTTGTGGGAGAGTAAAATGTTATAGGGTAAGTGTTATGTGGGGGTGGATATTAAGACCGATGAGGGACGTAGGAATTGCCCTTAACTATGCGGAAGACCGAAATAGCTTTCTTAGAAGCCTCTGGAAGGTGGGGTATTCAATCCCATGATACTCAAGGAGCATGCTCGTATCCCAAGAGTTCTACTAATACATTGATGGCCTTCCTACACATACGATAGGCGATGAATAATGAAAAAAAATGGTAAGTGAAGATGAATGATTAGATGTATATTAATTATTAACtaaaagtatttaaataaaattaatttgCGCTCTAACGCCCCTTTCACCCAACACCGTAATGGTGTTAGCGCCCATATTTGCTAGCAGAGAAGGGCTTACCACCCCCTTTCACCTATCCACAAACACATACCCTTATACTCATCACTCATCTCTCACTGTCACCTCAATGCTAGGGATGACTAACTCGGTACCAATACCGGAAAATAGCGGTTCCGTACCGTACTGTTGAAATGGTGTGTTGAGTTAAGTCATTCATATGGGCTTCTAATTTATGTTCgttattgtgacaaccctcactaaatcaggtatccgtacgacttaattaataattaattactgcttaattactgtgcttgattgaaattatggataaactgctacttgaatactgatacatgtacatgcttgcatcatactttatttgctgtcactccattatttacatactgaactctagtgacaaccttgatgcacaaaagcacagtagcacgatgaacggataacctattaaacatgctgatatagccagcatcaggcagacactgcctctaagacctgtatgagcccgagatagtttactacactagtagagagtgtagggatataaggggtgtagaactgcgtcactaggtataagttacagtgaccggatgtgtctaaaacgtactctaagtacaaaattcagcactttaattaaaaattcagcatctagctaactaataaagtgccaaaacatgagaaaaatattactagacactttccaaagtgtcgggaataagttgtgtcactaaaaataataataacgacactttaaagctttgttaagcactttaacggatcactatccaaccgaacaaccggactttacccggaacataaaaatattgccatttacattgtttatctttttctgaaccggttagggtccctgaataccctaacacccgctataatgcataacacgctagtaaccgagttaacctcCACTTAACTTAACTATAACCTAACTATTGGTTGAAATTGGActaggaaccccccccccctaaccgaactCGTCCCCTAGGGGGACACCCATGTCCTTTTTGTGATTAAAATAATCACTCTTGTCCCATATCATTTAGACATATGATCCATTGGTAATTAGCATATGAATTTGCCTATACGTAACAAGCTTAAACcaacataacattcacacacacaaactcaacaaaactctctctccctctccttgctaaactcacggccgaacacccccacaaccatccatccattttcggttttgatcttgcaagttccaagggcatacaagtgttaaggatctcacacaaggaagcttggtgcattcggatcgTGAAGAACCTcacctcattgcttttatccactcattcttcgactagtttcttccctggcctcgagctagtag
The Helianthus annuus cultivar XRQ/B chromosome 6, HanXRQr2.0-SUNRISE, whole genome shotgun sequence genome window above contains:
- the LOC110864607 gene encoding peptidyl-prolyl cis-trans isomerase CYP21-4 isoform X2 — its product is MARIKPQALLQQSKKKKAPRSISVAAIALYSVVTVVMVFFLYATYRHWSQRSIMQTEEGTSNFQVEDDILDSKKSDVPRYAIFNTSKGLITVELYNEGSPEIVDEFIDACQKGHFKGMLFQRVVKHFVIQGGDSENLAVIEDWTSREKHYNQLEKRLKHEAFMLGTSNTKHDKEAFDIFITTAPIPDLNAKLNVFGRVINGEDIVQEIEEVDTDEHYRPKSRIGIIDVTLKQTI
- the LOC110864607 gene encoding peptidyl-prolyl cis-trans isomerase CYP21-4 isoform X1, translated to MARIKPQALLQQSKKKKAPRSISVAAIALYSVVTVVMVFFLYATYRHWSQRSIMQTEEGTSNFQLNCCGSDTSLSCRLSLCVLAYLCIQIFNTSKGLITVELYNEGSPEIVDEFIDACQKGHFKGMLFQRVVKHFVIQGGDSENLAVIEDWTSREKHYNQLEKRLKHEAFMLGTSNTKHDKEAFDIFITTAPIPDLNAKLNVFGRVINGEDIVQEIEEVDTDEHYRPKSRIGIIDVTLKQTI